One region of Micromonospora ureilytica genomic DNA includes:
- a CDS encoding DUF1707 SHOCT-like domain-containing protein: MDVELRASDDDRNRVVAALHQHTAAGRLTLDEFSDRAGAVWTARTLGDLAALTRDLPALPDPTVDAGPVRRGRQELLMVFAAAALTLLLLGGLLSVTR, encoded by the coding sequence GTGGATGTCGAGCTGCGCGCCTCCGACGACGACCGCAACCGGGTGGTCGCCGCGCTGCACCAACACACCGCTGCGGGCCGGCTGACGTTGGACGAGTTCTCCGATCGGGCGGGTGCGGTGTGGACGGCGCGCACCCTCGGTGACCTGGCCGCGCTGACCCGCGACCTACCGGCCCTGCCCGACCCGACCGTCGACGCCGGCCCGGTCCGGCGCGGGCGGCAGGAGTTGCTGATGGTATTCGCCGCCGCGGCGCTCACCCTGCTGCTGCTCGGCGGCCTGCTCTCCGTCACCCGCTGA
- the ung gene encoding uracil-DNA glycosylase translates to MPDDAPALDLLALLPEQWRAVLTPHLDPARTAALAEFVAREYATQTVFPPLEDLFSAYRLCPPQGTRVLILGQDPYHRAGQAHGLSFSVRDGVTVPPSLRNVFKELGEDVGVAKPRSGNLDGWAAQGVLLLNAVLTVRQATPGSHANAGWEEFTDATIRALDAAPDRVVFLLWGGYARKKAALVTNPQHVVLEAGHPSPMNPRGFLGSRPFSAANKALADAGLPTIDWEHTAG, encoded by the coding sequence ATGCCCGACGACGCTCCCGCCCTGGATCTGCTGGCCCTGCTGCCGGAGCAGTGGCGTGCCGTGCTCACCCCGCACCTCGACCCGGCACGCACCGCCGCGCTGGCCGAGTTCGTCGCCCGGGAATACGCGACGCAGACCGTCTTCCCGCCTCTGGAGGACCTGTTCTCGGCCTACCGGCTCTGCCCGCCGCAGGGCACCCGGGTGCTCATCCTCGGGCAGGATCCCTACCACCGGGCCGGGCAGGCACACGGGTTGAGCTTCAGCGTCCGTGACGGTGTGACGGTGCCGCCGTCGTTGCGCAACGTCTTCAAGGAGTTGGGCGAGGACGTGGGCGTCGCCAAGCCGCGCAGCGGCAACCTCGACGGTTGGGCCGCCCAGGGTGTGCTGCTGCTCAACGCGGTGCTGACCGTCCGCCAGGCCACCCCGGGCTCGCACGCCAACGCCGGCTGGGAAGAGTTCACCGACGCGACCATCCGGGCACTGGACGCGGCACCGGACCGGGTGGTCTTCCTGCTCTGGGGTGGCTACGCCCGCAAGAAGGCCGCACTTGTCACCAATCCGCAGCACGTGGTGCTGGAGGCGGGTCACCCCAGCCCGATGAACCCGCGCGGCTTCCTCGGCAGCCGCCCGTTCAGCGCCGCCAACAAGGCACTCGCCGACGCCGGCCTGCCCACCATCGACTGGGAGCACACCGCCGGCTGA
- the rimI gene encoding ribosomal protein S18-alanine N-acetyltransferase, with protein sequence MTAVRLEPFRWWHIDDVLPIEADLFGAEKWSPAMFWSELANGHHYRVAVDSDGSVLGYAGLAGVPPDEVWVQNIAVRRDAQRRGVGRVLLEELLAEAVRRDARSTLLEVAVDNVAAQRLYATYGFEPVGVRRGYYQPSNTDALVMRRDAEPTGDGPHDHG encoded by the coding sequence ATGACCGCGGTACGGCTCGAACCGTTCCGCTGGTGGCACATCGACGACGTGCTGCCGATCGAGGCGGACCTCTTCGGCGCCGAGAAATGGTCACCCGCCATGTTCTGGAGCGAGCTCGCCAACGGGCACCACTACCGCGTCGCCGTCGACTCGGACGGGTCGGTGCTCGGCTACGCCGGACTCGCCGGAGTTCCGCCGGACGAGGTGTGGGTGCAGAACATCGCCGTCCGTCGGGACGCCCAGCGGCGCGGTGTGGGCCGCGTTCTGCTGGAGGAACTGCTCGCGGAGGCGGTCCGGCGCGACGCCCGCAGCACCCTGCTGGAGGTCGCCGTGGACAACGTCGCGGCCCAGCGGCTCTACGCCACTTACGGGTTCGAGCCGGTCGGGGTGCGACGCGGCTACTACCAACCGAGCAACACCGACGCGCTGGTCATGCGGCGCGACGCCGAGCCGACCGGGGACGGACCACACGACCATGGCTGA
- the tsaD gene encoding tRNA (adenosine(37)-N6)-threonylcarbamoyltransferase complex transferase subunit TsaD yields the protein MADEPLILGIETSCDETGVGIVRGHTLLADALASSVEEHARFGGVVPEVASRAHLEAIVPTMDRALTEAGVTLADIDAIAVTSGPGLAGALLVGVAAAKGYAVAAEKPIYGVNHLAAHVAVDTLEHGPLPEPAIALLVSGGHSSLLLVDDLARGVTPLGATIDDAAGEAFDKVARLLGLPFPGGPPIDREARSGDAASIAFPRGLTAAKDLAAHRYDFSFSGLKTAVARWVEARQRAGEPVPVADVAASFQEAVCDVLTSKALAACRAQGIDTLVIGGGVAANSRLRALAEQRAEKYGIRVRVPRPKLCTDNGAMVAALGSHLVAAGVAPSRLDLPADSALPLTTVSV from the coding sequence ATGGCTGACGAACCACTGATCCTGGGTATCGAGACCTCCTGCGACGAGACCGGTGTCGGCATCGTGCGGGGGCACACCCTGCTGGCCGACGCGCTCGCCTCCAGCGTCGAGGAGCACGCCCGGTTCGGGGGCGTGGTGCCGGAGGTGGCCAGCCGGGCACACCTGGAGGCCATCGTGCCGACCATGGACCGAGCGCTGACCGAGGCCGGCGTCACGCTGGCCGACATCGACGCGATCGCGGTCACCTCCGGGCCCGGGCTGGCCGGCGCGCTGCTGGTCGGCGTCGCCGCCGCCAAGGGGTACGCGGTCGCCGCCGAGAAACCCATCTACGGCGTCAACCACCTCGCCGCCCACGTCGCGGTGGACACCCTTGAGCACGGCCCGTTGCCCGAACCCGCCATCGCGCTCCTGGTGTCCGGCGGCCACTCGTCCCTGCTGCTCGTCGACGACCTGGCCCGGGGTGTCACGCCGCTGGGCGCCACCATCGACGACGCGGCCGGGGAGGCGTTCGACAAGGTCGCCCGGCTACTCGGGTTGCCGTTCCCGGGCGGTCCGCCGATCGACCGGGAGGCCCGGTCCGGCGATGCCGCCTCTATCGCCTTCCCGCGCGGCCTGACCGCCGCGAAGGACCTCGCCGCCCACCGGTACGACTTCTCGTTCTCGGGGCTGAAGACGGCGGTGGCCCGGTGGGTCGAGGCCCGTCAGCGTGCCGGCGAGCCGGTGCCGGTGGCCGACGTCGCCGCGTCCTTCCAGGAGGCGGTCTGTGACGTCCTGACCAGCAAGGCGCTCGCCGCCTGCCGCGCGCAGGGCATCGATACCCTGGTGATCGGCGGGGGAGTGGCGGCGAACTCGCGGCTGCGGGCGCTGGCCGAGCAGCGGGCCGAGAAGTACGGCATCCGGGTCCGGGTACCCCGACCGAAGCTGTGCACCGACAACGGCGCGATGGTGGCCGCGCTCGGTTCGCACCTGGTCGCCGCCGGGGTCGCTCCGAGTCGACTGGACCTGCCAGCCGATTCGGCACTGCCGTTGACAACGGTCAGCGTGTGA
- a CDS encoding ROK family protein has protein sequence MRPGPSQDDVRRQNLGALLRHVHVHGATTRAELTTTLGLNRSTIGALTADLSAVGLVSEGAPKETGRAGRPSLVVRPESARVYAYAYSVEVDRLRAARIGLGGAVLDRRDLDRPRGLLAAEAAPLLAGAVKEMQQLVPADAICVGAGVAVCGMVRRDDGLVRLGPATGWVDEPIGAALADELGIDVPITVGNVADVAAFAEHARGVAAGCDNVLYLYGDVGVGAGIIAGGRRLTGHGGYGGEVGHMKVVRDGRPCECGSRGCWETEIGEHGILRAAGRSDARGRDALLGVFDAADRGDARAQTAVRQAGDWLGFGVANLVNVFNPEMVIFGGTMRDLYLAAAAQIRSRLNSNALGACLEHVRLRTPKLGTDAPLIGAAELAFERLLADPLDVG, from the coding sequence ATGCGCCCAGGACCGAGTCAGGATGACGTCCGACGGCAGAACCTCGGGGCCCTGCTGCGGCACGTGCACGTCCACGGGGCGACCACGCGTGCCGAACTGACCACCACGCTGGGGCTCAACCGCAGCACCATCGGCGCGCTCACCGCCGACCTGTCCGCAGTGGGGCTGGTCAGCGAAGGGGCACCGAAGGAGACCGGCCGGGCCGGACGACCATCACTTGTCGTCCGGCCCGAATCGGCCCGGGTCTACGCGTACGCGTACTCCGTGGAGGTGGACCGGCTACGCGCGGCCCGGATCGGGCTGGGCGGCGCGGTCCTGGACCGCCGGGATCTGGACCGGCCGCGCGGCCTGCTGGCCGCGGAGGCCGCGCCGCTGCTGGCCGGCGCGGTCAAGGAGATGCAGCAGCTGGTCCCGGCGGACGCGATCTGCGTCGGTGCCGGCGTCGCGGTCTGCGGCATGGTCCGCCGGGACGACGGCCTCGTCCGACTCGGCCCCGCCACCGGTTGGGTGGACGAGCCGATCGGCGCGGCCCTCGCCGACGAGTTGGGCATCGACGTGCCGATCACCGTGGGCAACGTGGCCGACGTCGCCGCGTTCGCCGAGCACGCGCGAGGTGTGGCGGCGGGTTGCGACAACGTCCTCTACCTGTACGGCGATGTCGGCGTGGGCGCCGGCATCATCGCCGGTGGGCGCCGGCTGACCGGGCACGGTGGCTACGGCGGCGAGGTCGGCCACATGAAGGTGGTCCGCGACGGCAGGCCCTGTGAGTGCGGCTCCCGGGGCTGCTGGGAGACCGAGATCGGTGAGCACGGGATCCTGCGCGCCGCCGGACGCTCCGACGCCCGGGGCCGCGACGCGCTACTCGGGGTCTTCGACGCGGCCGACCGCGGGGACGCCCGGGCACAGACGGCGGTACGCCAGGCCGGCGACTGGCTCGGCTTCGGGGTGGCCAACCTGGTGAACGTCTTCAACCCCGAGATGGTCATCTTCGGCGGGACCATGCGTGACCTCTACCTCGCGGCGGCGGCCCAGATCCGCAGCCGGCTCAACTCCAACGCGCTCGGCGCCTGCCTGGAGCACGTCCGGCTGCGCACACCGAAACTGGGTACGGACGCGCCGCTGATCGGCGCCGCCGAACTGGCCTTCGAACGGCTCCTCGCCGACCCCCTCGACGTGGGCTGA
- a CDS encoding sugar ABC transporter permease has protein sequence MTTTAVRKDGPAAVTPAPTVGGHVRNYLSRVRGGDVGALPAVLGLIVLCTVFAILRPSSFLSAGNFANLFTQGAAVTLIAMGLVFVLLLGEIDLSAGFASGVCAAVLANVVTVLGYPWWVAVLAAVATGVVIGTTLGMLVAKIGIPSFVVTLAGFLAFQGVVLLLVQEGTNISVRDEVLVAIANRNLAPVLGWTLTAVAVVGYAAVQLLRHRTRAARGLITDPIAVVALRIGGLAVILGTAVYVLNLERSRNVLIVSLKGVPIVVPIIAVLLVIWTFVLQRTSYGRHIYAVGGNREAARRAGIGVDRIRISVFVICSSMAAIGGIVAASRANSVDPNTGGSNVLLYAVGAAVIGGTSLFGGKGRVLDAVLGGAVVAVIENGMGLMGYTAGVKYVVTGVVLLLAASVDALSRRRAAATGTR, from the coding sequence ATGACCACCACCGCCGTGCGGAAAGACGGCCCCGCGGCCGTCACACCGGCGCCGACCGTCGGAGGCCACGTCCGCAACTACCTCAGTCGGGTACGCGGTGGCGACGTCGGCGCGCTGCCGGCCGTGCTCGGCCTGATCGTGCTCTGCACCGTCTTCGCGATCCTGCGGCCGTCGTCGTTCCTGTCGGCCGGCAACTTCGCCAACCTCTTCACCCAGGGCGCGGCGGTCACGCTGATCGCGATGGGCCTGGTCTTCGTGCTGCTGCTCGGCGAGATCGACCTCTCCGCCGGCTTCGCCAGCGGCGTCTGCGCGGCCGTGCTGGCCAATGTGGTCACCGTGCTCGGCTACCCCTGGTGGGTCGCCGTGCTCGCCGCGGTCGCCACGGGTGTGGTCATCGGCACCACGCTCGGCATGCTCGTCGCGAAGATCGGCATTCCGTCCTTCGTTGTCACCCTCGCCGGCTTCCTCGCCTTCCAGGGCGTCGTGCTGCTGCTCGTGCAGGAGGGCACCAACATCTCCGTCCGCGACGAGGTGCTGGTCGCCATCGCCAACCGGAACCTCGCCCCCGTCCTGGGCTGGACGCTGACAGCTGTCGCCGTCGTCGGCTACGCGGCGGTGCAACTGCTGCGCCACCGCACCCGGGCCGCCCGCGGTCTGATCACCGACCCGATCGCGGTGGTGGCGCTGCGGATCGGCGGGCTCGCCGTCATCCTCGGCACCGCGGTGTACGTGCTCAACCTGGAGCGCAGCCGCAACGTCCTCATCGTCTCGCTCAAGGGTGTACCGATCGTGGTGCCGATCATCGCGGTACTGCTGGTCATCTGGACCTTCGTACTGCAACGCACCAGCTACGGCCGGCACATCTACGCCGTGGGCGGCAACCGGGAAGCGGCCCGCCGGGCCGGTATCGGAGTCGACCGGATCCGGATCTCCGTCTTCGTGATCTGCTCGTCAATGGCCGCCATCGGTGGCATCGTGGCCGCCAGCCGGGCCAACTCGGTCGACCCGAACACCGGGGGCAGTAACGTACTGCTCTACGCGGTCGGCGCAGCGGTGATCGGCGGCACGAGCCTCTTCGGTGGCAAGGGCCGAGTCCTCGACGCCGTCCTCGGCGGCGCGGTGGTCGCGGTCATCGAAAACGGAATGGGCCTGATGGGGTACACCGCAGGAGTCAAGTACGTGGTCACCGGCGTCGTACTGCTGCTCGCCGCCAGCGTCGACGCGCTCTCCCGCCGCCGCGCGGCAGCCACCGGCACCCGCTGA
- a CDS encoding DUF4142 domain-containing protein yields MAPLRSAHRRLGTRTHRAAMLLIAIIAAVGVLPGMAVAAPAGGQQLNAADMTLLNGVRLAGLWEMPAGQMAAEKGQSAKVREIGAGIAGEHQKLDQLTVDAANKLGASIPSEPTAEQKGWLAEMQKASGARFDQIFVTRLRVAHGKIFPVIGAVRASTRDATIRKLCEDANAFVQHHMQMLESTGLVRWPELPPAALPAPGEDGLLAAASANSGPQVGVSSTVVWLVFLAALGTGGIATYRMLRRT; encoded by the coding sequence ATGGCACCGCTCAGATCCGCCCATCGCCGACTGGGCACCCGGACCCACCGAGCGGCGATGCTGCTCATCGCGATCATCGCGGCGGTCGGTGTCCTACCTGGCATGGCCGTCGCCGCGCCAGCCGGCGGCCAACAACTCAACGCCGCCGACATGACGCTGCTCAACGGGGTCCGGTTGGCCGGGCTGTGGGAGATGCCAGCCGGCCAGATGGCCGCCGAGAAGGGACAGTCGGCAAAGGTCCGGGAGATCGGCGCCGGCATCGCCGGCGAGCACCAGAAGCTCGACCAGCTCACGGTGGACGCGGCCAACAAGTTGGGCGCGAGCATCCCCAGCGAGCCGACCGCCGAGCAGAAGGGCTGGCTGGCCGAGATGCAGAAGGCATCCGGCGCCCGGTTCGACCAGATCTTCGTCACCCGGCTCCGGGTCGCCCACGGCAAGATCTTCCCGGTGATCGGGGCGGTTCGGGCCAGCACCCGGGACGCCACCATCCGTAAGCTCTGCGAGGACGCCAACGCGTTCGTCCAGCACCACATGCAGATGCTGGAGAGCACCGGCCTGGTCCGCTGGCCGGAGCTGCCGCCGGCTGCGCTGCCCGCCCCGGGTGAGGACGGGCTCCTGGCCGCTGCCTCCGCCAACTCCGGCCCGCAGGTCGGAGTCAGCAGCACCGTCGTCTGGCTGGTCTTCCTCGCCGCGCTGGGCACTGGCGGAATCGCCACCTACCGGATGTTGCGCCGCACCTGA
- a CDS encoding helix-turn-helix domain-containing protein has product MSSTRLVTLLGAAVRQQRHLRDLSQRQLAALAEVDQAAVARFERGERAPTIAVLERLLAAMDVQLVIGVEPLDAHLDARIDGLAARPIAERIDGLGLDRLLDRLTDFPQVITGSTAALLQGAPVPVDALEIALRWQDSRAFTRWLETHYGQRWNARWGEFGGVWLEPEEPGEHLWSTRYGEIRATMCDELPETIEVRHGGRSYQVVPLVELELSEPRAAELLRRYRDRQLASKS; this is encoded by the coding sequence ATGTCATCCACTCGCCTCGTCACCCTTCTCGGCGCTGCCGTGCGGCAGCAACGACATCTGCGCGACCTGAGTCAGCGTCAGTTGGCCGCGCTGGCCGAGGTCGACCAGGCAGCGGTGGCCCGGTTCGAACGCGGTGAGCGAGCGCCGACCATCGCCGTGCTGGAGCGGTTGCTTGCCGCGATGGATGTGCAGTTGGTCATCGGGGTCGAGCCGTTGGACGCGCACCTCGACGCCCGGATCGACGGCTTGGCCGCCCGGCCGATCGCCGAGCGAATCGACGGGCTGGGGTTGGATCGGCTGCTGGATCGGCTCACCGACTTCCCGCAGGTGATCACCGGAAGCACCGCAGCGCTGTTGCAGGGCGCGCCGGTGCCGGTCGACGCGCTGGAGATCGCCCTGCGCTGGCAGGACTCCAGAGCGTTCACCCGCTGGCTGGAGACGCACTACGGCCAGCGATGGAACGCCCGCTGGGGTGAGTTCGGCGGGGTGTGGTTGGAGCCCGAAGAGCCGGGCGAACACCTGTGGTCGACCCGGTACGGGGAGATCAGGGCCACGATGTGCGACGAGTTGCCCGAGACGATCGAGGTGCGCCACGGCGGGCGGAGTTACCAGGTGGTGCCGCTTGTCGAGCTGGAGCTGAGCGAGCCGCGCGCCGCCGAGTTGTTGCGCCGCTACCGGGACCGGCAGCTGGCCAGCAAGAGCTGA
- a CDS encoding ATP-binding cassette domain-containing protein has protein sequence MSATPLLELRGIDKSFGPVQVLRDVALTVHPGEVTALVGDNGAGKSTLVKCISGIHPSDAGEFLFNGEPVHIGSPRDAATLGIEVVYQDLALCDNLDIVQNMFLGREKRSGIVLDEPTMEQLAAETLAGLSIRTVTSLRQHVSSLSGGQRQTVAIAKAVLWNSKLVILDEPTAALGVAQTAQVLELVRRLADNGLAVVLISHNMNDVFAVSDRIAALYLGQMVAQVKTTDITHAQVVELITAGRSGGLGLATDPGSNGDGPQPADSISGGVR, from the coding sequence GTGTCCGCGACCCCCCTGCTGGAACTCCGCGGGATCGACAAGAGCTTCGGTCCCGTCCAGGTGCTCCGCGACGTCGCCCTGACCGTCCACCCGGGCGAAGTGACAGCACTCGTCGGCGACAACGGCGCCGGCAAGTCGACCCTGGTGAAGTGCATCAGCGGCATCCACCCCTCCGACGCCGGAGAGTTCCTGTTCAACGGTGAACCGGTACACATCGGCAGCCCCCGCGACGCCGCCACGCTCGGCATCGAGGTCGTCTACCAGGACCTCGCGCTCTGCGACAACCTGGACATCGTGCAGAACATGTTCCTCGGCCGGGAGAAGCGCAGCGGCATCGTCCTGGACGAGCCGACAATGGAACAGCTCGCCGCCGAAACCCTGGCCGGGCTCTCCATCCGCACCGTCACCTCACTCCGCCAGCACGTGTCCAGCCTCTCCGGCGGCCAGCGCCAGACCGTGGCCATCGCCAAGGCGGTGCTGTGGAACAGCAAGCTCGTCATCCTCGACGAGCCGACCGCGGCGCTCGGCGTGGCACAGACCGCGCAGGTGCTCGAACTGGTCCGCCGCCTCGCCGACAACGGCCTGGCCGTGGTGCTCATCTCGCACAACATGAACGACGTCTTCGCCGTCTCTGACCGGATCGCCGCGCTGTACCTCGGCCAGATGGTCGCCCAGGTGAAGACCACCGACATCACCCACGCCCAGGTGGTCGAGCTGATCACCGCCGGGCGCTCGGGCGGGCTCGGCCTCGCCACCGACCCGGGCAGCAACGGCGACGGCCCGCAGCCGGCCGACTCGATCTCAGGAGGCGTCCGATGA
- a CDS encoding alpha/beta fold hydrolase: MSYRVPRPRTAVGRVAGIVGAAVGVAAAGLAAGVATERTLVRRLKADPADRYAHETFDKQRYDEAFRLELPDGTDIHVEVVEPTRPVPGRPTVVLVHGFCLDMGTFHFQRQMLAARGDYRIVAYDQPGHGRSGRLETGEYDLAVLGRTLRQVIDRTAPEGPLVLVGHSMGGMTIMAFAELFPELFGDRVVGTVLMATSGGLVAETKLVAPALLGRVGGPVLYMVSNATRYGGPVIDRARKSTSNVAWLLTRKYGFGTRKPSPSLVSYVETMNSRTSADTVTRYLRTLATHSRFPALAALAATPVLVVVGDKDMITPVTHSEEIVRRLPHAEFVKIEDSGHVVMLEHADEVNAALARFLESLQIVEER, translated from the coding sequence GTGAGCTATCGCGTTCCGCGTCCGCGGACGGCCGTTGGCCGGGTCGCCGGGATCGTCGGCGCGGCGGTGGGGGTGGCCGCGGCGGGTCTGGCGGCCGGGGTCGCGACCGAGCGGACCCTGGTCCGCCGGCTCAAGGCCGACCCGGCTGACCGCTACGCGCACGAGACGTTCGACAAGCAGCGGTACGACGAGGCGTTCCGCCTGGAGCTGCCGGACGGCACGGACATCCACGTCGAGGTGGTCGAGCCGACCCGGCCGGTGCCGGGGCGCCCGACGGTGGTGCTGGTGCACGGCTTCTGCCTGGACATGGGGACGTTCCACTTCCAGCGCCAGATGCTGGCCGCCCGTGGTGACTACCGGATCGTGGCGTACGACCAGCCCGGTCACGGCCGGTCCGGCCGGCTGGAGACCGGGGAGTACGACCTCGCGGTGCTCGGCCGGACGCTGCGCCAGGTGATCGACCGAACCGCACCGGAAGGGCCGCTGGTGCTGGTCGGCCACTCGATGGGCGGCATGACCATCATGGCGTTCGCCGAGCTGTTCCCGGAGCTGTTCGGGGACCGGGTGGTGGGCACCGTTCTGATGGCCACGTCGGGCGGGCTCGTCGCGGAGACCAAGCTGGTCGCGCCCGCGCTGCTCGGCCGGGTCGGTGGCCCGGTGCTGTACATGGTCAGCAACGCCACCCGGTACGGCGGGCCGGTGATCGACAGGGCCCGCAAGTCGACGTCGAACGTGGCCTGGCTGTTGACCCGCAAGTACGGCTTCGGCACCCGCAAGCCCAGCCCGTCGCTGGTGTCCTACGTGGAGACGATGAACTCCCGGACGTCGGCCGACACGGTGACCCGTTACCTGCGGACCCTGGCCACCCACTCGCGCTTCCCGGCGCTGGCGGCGTTGGCGGCGACTCCGGTGCTGGTGGTGGTCGGTGACAAGGACATGATCACTCCGGTGACCCACTCCGAGGAGATCGTCCGCCGGCTGCCGCACGCCGAGTTCGTGAAGATCGAGGACAGCGGTCACGTGGTGATGTTGGAGCACGCGGACGAGGTCAACGCCGCCCTGGCGCGGTTCCTGGAGTCATTGCAGATCGTGGAGGAACGGTGA
- the tsaB gene encoding tRNA (adenosine(37)-N6)-threonylcarbamoyltransferase complex dimerization subunit type 1 TsaB, with the protein MLVLVVDSSTPAVTAALVEVSADGVVSRALRCTVDARAHGELLAPQVDAVLADADARPRDLTAIVAGLGPGPFTGLRVGLVTAATMGQVLGIPTYGVCSLDAIGYPAASGAPVLAASDARRKELYWAVYDGAGQRIVGPEVSAPAVAAARARELGATIAVGDGAHRYAEVLDLPVRVEPRYPDATVLALLAAERIRAGAASERLTPLYLRRPDAVAATGRKPVLP; encoded by the coding sequence GTGCTCGTACTCGTGGTGGACAGCTCGACCCCCGCGGTCACCGCGGCGCTGGTGGAGGTCTCGGCAGACGGCGTGGTATCGCGGGCGCTCCGGTGCACGGTCGACGCCCGCGCGCACGGTGAGTTGCTCGCGCCGCAGGTGGACGCGGTCCTCGCCGACGCCGACGCACGCCCCCGTGACCTGACCGCCATCGTCGCCGGGCTCGGCCCGGGGCCGTTCACCGGGCTACGGGTCGGCCTGGTCACCGCCGCGACCATGGGTCAGGTGCTCGGCATCCCCACGTACGGCGTCTGTTCGCTGGACGCCATCGGCTACCCGGCGGCGTCCGGCGCGCCGGTCCTGGCCGCCAGCGATGCTCGGCGTAAGGAGCTCTACTGGGCCGTCTACGACGGTGCCGGTCAGCGGATCGTCGGGCCTGAGGTGTCCGCACCGGCGGTCGCCGCGGCGCGCGCCCGCGAACTGGGCGCGACGATCGCGGTCGGCGACGGGGCACACCGGTACGCCGAGGTGCTGGACCTGCCCGTTCGGGTCGAGCCGCGCTACCCGGACGCGACCGTGTTGGCGCTGCTGGCCGCCGAGCGAATCCGGGCGGGTGCGGCCAGTGAGCGGCTCACCCCGCTCTACCTGCGCCGCCCCGACGCGGTGGCGGCCACCGGCCGCAAACCGGTCCTGCCATGA
- the tsaE gene encoding tRNA (adenosine(37)-N6)-threonylcarbamoyltransferase complex ATPase subunit type 1 TsaE has protein sequence MSHVVKLPTVEDTRDFGRRLAGLLRAGDLVLLTGPLGAGKTALTQGIGAGLGVLGDITSPTFVIARVHRRDPARGGRVALVHADAYRLGDATDPRAEIDDLDLDASVDDSVTVVEWGEGLVEQLVDAHLRVRIDRRDDDTRIVELDPIGGDWARRLADLG, from the coding sequence GTGAGTCACGTCGTCAAGCTGCCGACCGTCGAGGACACTCGGGACTTCGGCCGGCGGCTGGCCGGGCTGCTGCGCGCCGGCGACCTGGTGCTGTTGACCGGCCCGCTGGGCGCCGGCAAGACCGCCCTCACCCAGGGCATCGGCGCCGGGCTCGGTGTCCTCGGGGACATCACCTCGCCGACCTTCGTGATCGCTCGGGTGCACCGCCGCGACCCGGCCCGGGGCGGCCGGGTGGCGCTGGTGCACGCCGACGCGTACCGACTGGGTGACGCCACCGACCCGCGCGCCGAGATCGACGACCTGGACCTCGACGCGTCGGTGGACGACTCGGTGACAGTTGTGGAGTGGGGCGAGGGCCTGGTGGAGCAGTTGGTGGACGCGCACCTGCGGGTTCGCATCGACCGCCGCGACGACGACACCCGCATCGTCGAGCTGGACCCGATCGGCGGCGACTGGGCCCGGCGGCTCGCCGACCTGGGCTAG